A stretch of the Flavobacterium sp. 5 genome encodes the following:
- a CDS encoding DUF2490 domain-containing protein has product MKSIQSFCLLLAFFLTANMSAQKSEVGNWFLYFGNQKINDRWNFHNEVQYRNFNFAGDLEQLMLRTGIGYNLSENNNNVLLGYAFVHSEPYIPGTDDKLKTDEHRIFEQFITKQQFGRVNIQHRYRFEQRFIEDIFKMRVRYFLSLNIPINKKEMDKNAIYASAYNEIFINTEAEPNFFDRDRIYGGLGYCFNKSLKMEVGVMSQILNNSSRTQFQIMFFNSLPF; this is encoded by the coding sequence ATTAAGAGTATACAATCGTTTTGTCTTTTGTTGGCGTTTTTTTTAACTGCCAATATGAGTGCACAAAAATCAGAAGTAGGGAATTGGTTTCTATATTTCGGGAATCAAAAAATTAATGACCGATGGAATTTTCATAATGAAGTCCAATATCGAAATTTTAATTTTGCAGGTGATCTTGAACAATTGATGTTAAGGACCGGAATTGGGTACAATCTATCCGAGAATAATAATAATGTATTGCTGGGATATGCTTTTGTACACTCAGAGCCCTATATCCCGGGAACAGACGATAAGTTGAAAACCGATGAGCATAGAATCTTTGAGCAGTTTATTACCAAGCAACAATTTGGCAGAGTCAATATTCAGCACAGATATCGTTTTGAACAAAGATTTATTGAAGATATTTTTAAAATGCGAGTACGTTATTTTCTGTCTTTGAATATTCCTATTAATAAAAAAGAGATGGATAAAAATGCTATTTATGCTTCTGCTTATAATGAGATTTTTATTAATACGGAGGCTGAACCCAACTTTTTTGATAGAGACCGCATTTATGGAGGCTTAGGTTATTGCTTCAATAAAAGCTTAAAAATGGAAGTGGGTGTAATGTCACAAATTTTGAATAATTCAAGTCGAACTCAATTTCAGATTATGTTTTTTAATAGTTTGCCTTTTTAG
- a CDS encoding amidohydrolase family protein, which produces MKKLFTKLFLFTSLFSMAQKTILINNVQIFNGTDEKTILGNILIENDKISKISASPIPTNKSAETKIIDGKGKFLMPGLIDAHWHTVGTGSGMADMMNAEIGLIYAEAIGEGNKTILRGFTSVRDMGGPTFGIKKAFDKDIVTGPRIFPSGAAISQTGGHGDFGYSYERPVVFGGKLSRAEEVGMFIIANGPDQVRTAVREQMRNGASQIKVMAGGGVSSLYDPLDAKQFSPEELKAAVDEAANWNTYVTVHIYNAAGIIEALNAGVKCIEHGQLANEEAVKLVKEKGAWLSIQAFEVKDHKYPDADRSAKNKAVSDGADAVFKLAKKYGVKVAFGTDFLFEPEMNYKQNEMLIRLNKYYSNFEILKMATSQNAELCEMSGERNPYKEAKLGVIKEGAWADMILVDGNVLKDISLIANPEKIFLLIIKSGKIHKNIL; this is translated from the coding sequence ATGAAAAAACTATTCACAAAACTATTTCTTTTCACATCATTATTTTCGATGGCTCAGAAGACAATTCTCATTAACAATGTTCAAATTTTTAATGGAACTGATGAGAAAACGATTCTCGGAAATATTTTGATTGAGAATGACAAAATCTCAAAAATTTCTGCCTCTCCAATTCCTACGAATAAAAGCGCCGAAACCAAAATCATTGATGGGAAAGGTAAGTTTTTAATGCCTGGATTAATTGATGCTCATTGGCATACTGTAGGAACAGGAAGTGGGATGGCGGATATGATGAATGCTGAAATCGGACTCATTTATGCGGAAGCAATTGGAGAAGGCAATAAAACAATTTTGCGTGGTTTTACCTCGGTTAGAGATATGGGTGGTCCGACTTTTGGAATAAAAAAAGCTTTTGATAAAGATATCGTTACAGGGCCAAGAATATTTCCTAGCGGAGCGGCTATTTCTCAAACTGGAGGACACGGTGATTTTGGTTATAGTTATGAACGTCCAGTTGTTTTTGGAGGTAAATTAAGTAGGGCTGAAGAAGTGGGAATGTTTATCATAGCAAATGGTCCAGATCAGGTACGAACTGCCGTTAGAGAACAAATGCGTAACGGGGCTTCACAAATAAAAGTAATGGCAGGAGGTGGTGTATCATCACTTTACGATCCTTTGGATGCCAAACAATTTTCTCCCGAAGAACTTAAAGCAGCTGTTGATGAGGCTGCCAATTGGAATACCTATGTCACTGTTCATATTTACAACGCTGCTGGAATTATCGAAGCTTTAAATGCTGGAGTAAAATGTATTGAGCACGGTCAATTGGCAAATGAAGAAGCGGTTAAGCTTGTCAAGGAGAAAGGTGCGTGGTTAAGTATTCAAGCTTTTGAGGTAAAAGATCATAAATACCCTGATGCAGATCGTTCAGCAAAAAATAAAGCGGTAAGTGATGGTGCTGATGCGGTTTTTAAATTGGCTAAAAAATATGGAGTTAAAGTTGCATTTGGTACTGATTTTTTATTCGAACCTGAAATGAATTATAAGCAAAACGAAATGTTAATCCGACTGAATAAATATTATTCCAATTTCGAAATATTAAAAATGGCTACTTCTCAAAATGCAGAACTTTGTGAAATGAGTGGTGAACGAAATCCGTATAAAGAAGCAAAGCTAGGCGTAATTAAGGAAGGAGCTTGGGCAGATATGATTCTGGTTGATGGTAATGTGTTGAAAGATATTTCATTAATTGCAAATCCAGAGAAAATTTTTCTTCTTATTATTAAGAGCGGAAAAATTCACAAGAATATTTTATAA
- a CDS encoding DEAD/DEAH box helicase → METENSFIFCFDISFEKKLNTYIPTAYIVEYSEAITYLDKKASSEVLQSFGVVIENLDTNTKKILSLCDALKPEAIFKKFSKKSKSSKTIEDLLKDSKLEFGIQQFIKTNLEQFYSLVSQEDFPLSLNLGKEKDFRISRIATKNPVLETSLQFDKHENGISYTLLLKDEATEFHPSNTVITLLLDEPGWLVAHHKLYQLKDINTKKIIPFLKKKTVEIPSKMVSEYFEKFIKDVAKKADIKASGFAIELKNIIISCSLQLTHDFFKNTYYINLLFDYDGFIFDNSKTKKIHSEIDTRNLDEIKVIQYKRTTEEAFFENNLLELGFIKTENGLFGLSPKEEKQDPYSNIQWAIDNQEVLESLGFTIRDLKIDSKKIDTHKVTIQFSNEIKNDWFDIKMIVVCEEFEFNFSEIITNIKNRNRLFLLPDGSYFLIPLEWMTLYGPMAKLSKIQNGNLTLLKSNFAVLEGIPELKSSVNLKESIEYQASPLVKATLRPYQIQGVKWLLEHYNNGLGACLADDMGLGKTLQTLSTLVAVQEQLDIQKAEDVQLDLFDNEIHTPKEYLKALIVLPSSLVFNWYNEARKFTPHFRRVQYVGNERKILSKKLEKYDLIFTSYAIISRDISILEKYNFRYLILDESQYIKNKNSKIFKSINQIKASHKISLSGTPIENSLDDLWSQMQFINPNILGSYAFFAENYKFPIEKKQDENSLLELKNLISPFILRRTKEQVLKDLPELSEQIFYCEMEPEQEKLYEEEKSKARNSLLKTDGSGIDKINIINTLMRLRQLSNHPKMIDSKSELDSGKYLAVTNYLETLVQSQQKTIIFSSFVSNLNFYKKWCQENKIDYCELTGETSLTDREYQVSRFQNQEKPLLFFISLKAGGVGLNITKASYVIFLDPWWNPFAEKQGIGRAHRIGQLNKVNAIRFITKNTVEEKIIRLQESKKLLADSLLDENYIGADIVENLEFLLE, encoded by the coding sequence TTGGAAACCGAAAATTCCTTTATATTTTGCTTTGATATTAGTTTTGAAAAAAAACTAAACACCTATATTCCGACAGCTTATATTGTTGAATATTCTGAAGCTATAACGTATTTAGACAAAAAAGCGAGTTCTGAAGTACTCCAAAGTTTTGGTGTTGTTATTGAAAATTTAGATACAAATACTAAAAAAATTCTATCTCTTTGTGATGCCCTCAAACCCGAAGCAATTTTTAAGAAATTCAGCAAAAAAAGTAAATCATCCAAAACCATTGAGGATTTACTAAAGGACAGTAAACTGGAATTTGGAATTCAGCAATTCATAAAAACTAATTTAGAGCAGTTTTATAGTTTAGTTTCCCAAGAAGATTTTCCGCTATCGTTAAATTTAGGAAAAGAAAAAGATTTTCGCATCAGTCGAATTGCTACTAAAAATCCAGTATTAGAAACTAGCCTTCAATTTGATAAACACGAAAACGGAATTTCCTATACGCTACTTTTAAAAGACGAGGCTACTGAATTTCATCCATCAAACACAGTTATCACGCTTCTTTTGGATGAACCGGGATGGTTAGTTGCTCACCATAAATTGTATCAACTAAAAGACATCAATACTAAAAAAATTATTCCTTTTTTGAAGAAAAAAACCGTTGAAATCCCTTCAAAAATGGTTTCTGAATACTTTGAAAAATTTATCAAGGATGTTGCAAAAAAAGCAGATATAAAAGCCAGCGGATTTGCTATTGAACTAAAGAACATAATTATTTCCTGCTCGCTTCAGCTGACACATGATTTTTTTAAAAACACCTATTACATCAACCTTTTATTCGACTATGATGGATTCATTTTCGACAATAGTAAAACCAAAAAAATCCATTCTGAAATTGACACTCGCAATTTGGATGAAATCAAAGTAATTCAATATAAAAGGACAACCGAAGAAGCATTCTTTGAAAATAATTTACTGGAACTTGGCTTTATTAAAACAGAAAATGGTTTGTTTGGGCTTTCGCCAAAAGAAGAAAAACAAGACCCATACAGCAATATTCAATGGGCAATTGACAATCAAGAAGTTCTTGAATCATTAGGCTTTACTATACGCGATTTAAAAATTGACAGTAAGAAAATAGATACTCACAAAGTAACTATTCAATTCTCCAATGAAATAAAAAACGATTGGTTTGATATTAAAATGATAGTGGTTTGTGAGGAATTTGAATTTAATTTCAGTGAAATAATTACGAACATAAAAAACCGAAACCGACTGTTTCTTTTACCTGATGGTAGTTACTTTTTGATTCCGTTGGAATGGATGACACTTTATGGACCAATGGCTAAATTGTCAAAAATTCAAAACGGAAATCTTACATTACTTAAAAGCAATTTTGCAGTTTTAGAAGGCATTCCAGAATTAAAGAGTTCCGTAAATTTAAAAGAAAGCATAGAATATCAAGCTTCACCTTTAGTAAAAGCAACTCTGAGGCCGTATCAAATTCAAGGAGTTAAATGGCTTTTAGAACATTATAATAATGGTTTAGGTGCTTGTTTAGCTGATGATATGGGATTGGGGAAAACATTGCAAACCTTATCAACTCTAGTTGCTGTACAAGAACAGTTAGATATTCAAAAAGCAGAAGATGTACAATTGGATTTATTTGACAACGAAATACACACACCAAAAGAATATTTAAAAGCTTTAATTGTTTTGCCATCATCATTGGTTTTTAATTGGTATAATGAAGCTCGGAAATTCACACCACATTTTAGAAGAGTACAATACGTTGGTAACGAACGAAAAATACTTTCTAAAAAATTAGAGAAATACGACTTGATCTTTACTAGCTACGCTATCATTTCGAGAGATATTTCAATTTTAGAAAAATACAATTTCAGGTATTTGATTTTGGACGAAAGTCAATACATCAAAAATAAAAACTCAAAAATTTTCAAGTCAATTAATCAAATAAAAGCGAGTCATAAAATATCGTTGAGCGGAACTCCAATAGAGAATTCGCTGGATGATTTATGGTCGCAAATGCAATTTATCAATCCAAATATATTGGGGAGTTATGCTTTTTTTGCTGAGAATTACAAATTTCCCATCGAGAAGAAACAAGACGAAAACAGTTTATTAGAATTAAAAAATCTTATCAGTCCTTTCATTTTGAGAAGAACCAAAGAACAAGTTTTAAAAGATTTACCAGAACTTTCAGAACAAATTTTCTACTGCGAAATGGAACCAGAGCAAGAGAAATTATACGAAGAAGAAAAATCCAAGGCTCGAAACTCATTATTAAAAACAGATGGTTCTGGAATAGATAAAATCAATATTATAAACACATTGATGCGTTTGAGACAATTGAGTAATCACCCTAAAATGATTGATTCTAAATCCGAATTAGATTCTGGAAAATATCTTGCGGTAACCAATTATTTAGAGACATTAGTACAATCCCAGCAAAAGACTATCATTTTTAGTTCGTTTGTCTCGAACCTGAATTTTTATAAAAAATGGTGCCAAGAAAACAAAATTGATTATTGTGAACTCACCGGGGAAACTTCATTAACAGATAGAGAATATCAAGTGAGTCGTTTTCAAAATCAAGAAAAACCGTTGTTATTTTTTATCTCTTTGAAAGCAGGCGGTGTTGGACTCAATATTACCAAAGCTTCCTATGTTATTTTCCTAGACCCTTGGTGGAATCCTTTCGCTGAAAAGCAAGGAATTGGTCGTGCACATAGAATCGGTCAATTGAATAAAGTCAATGCCATTCGGTTTATTACCAAAAATACGGTTGAAGAAAAAATCATTCGCTTACAAGAAAGTAAAAAACTATTAGCAGATTCTCTTTTAGATGAAAATTATATTGGCGCAGATATTGTAGAGAATTTGGAATTCTTATTGGAATAA
- a CDS encoding acyl-CoA desaturase → MNNTAPTFAKQDSLKFFRTLNSRVNSYFKENNIEKTGNWKIHLKTVILFTVFLVPYFLILTLDIPFWAHLLLTFVMGLGMAGIGMNVMHDANHGSYSTKSWVNKFMGGTIYVLAGNVHNWQVQHNVLHHTYTNIIGHDEDLEAGRIMRFSKEAEWHKFHRFQQYYALFLYGLLTINWAITTDWKQMRGYLKRKLSYGEPKSPKVLWTTLIITKIIYIAIWIVLPIVIGITWWKVLIGFFLMHYTAGIILSVVFQLAHVVDEAANPQPNETGEMENTWAIHQLYTTVNFAPKNKIVNWYTGGLNHQIEHHIFPHISHVHYGKIAKIVKETAKECQLPYYEYKTMSAAVVAHFKHLRTLGLEPAL, encoded by the coding sequence ATGAACAATACCGCGCCTACATTTGCAAAGCAAGACAGTTTAAAATTTTTCAGAACACTTAATTCTCGTGTTAACAGCTATTTCAAAGAAAACAATATTGAGAAAACAGGTAATTGGAAAATCCATTTAAAGACCGTAATCCTTTTTACAGTCTTTCTTGTTCCTTATTTCTTGATTCTTACTTTAGACATCCCTTTTTGGGCGCATTTATTACTAACTTTTGTGATGGGACTTGGCATGGCAGGAATTGGTATGAACGTAATGCACGACGCTAATCATGGCTCGTATTCTACCAAAAGTTGGGTTAATAAATTCATGGGAGGAACGATTTATGTTTTAGCAGGAAATGTTCATAACTGGCAAGTACAACATAATGTATTACATCACACTTATACCAATATAATTGGTCATGACGAAGATTTAGAAGCAGGCAGAATCATGCGTTTCTCAAAAGAAGCTGAGTGGCATAAATTTCACAGATTCCAACAATATTACGCTCTATTTTTATATGGCTTATTGACAATCAATTGGGCAATTACTACAGATTGGAAACAAATGCGTGGTTATCTAAAAAGAAAATTATCTTATGGTGAACCAAAAAGCCCAAAAGTACTTTGGACAACATTAATAATTACCAAAATCATCTACATTGCTATTTGGATTGTTTTACCAATAGTTATTGGAATTACTTGGTGGAAAGTTTTAATTGGCTTTTTTCTAATGCATTATACAGCTGGAATAATATTAAGTGTTGTATTTCAATTGGCGCACGTTGTTGATGAAGCAGCCAATCCTCAACCAAATGAAACAGGCGAAATGGAAAACACTTGGGCAATACACCAACTATATACAACAGTAAATTTTGCTCCAAAAAACAAAATTGTAAACTGGTACACAGGAGGATTAAACCACCAAATTGAGCATCATATTTTTCCTCATATTAGTCACGTACACTATGGAAAAATTGCGAAAATTGTAAAAGAAACGGCAAAAGAATGTCAATTACCGTATTACGAATACAAAACAATGTCGGCTGCTGTTGTGGCACATTTCAAACATTTAAGAACGCTGGGACTAGAACCAGCTTTATAA
- the rsmG gene encoding 16S rRNA (guanine(527)-N(7))-methyltransferase RsmG, with protein MDEIIKYFPKLSDIQIEQFKKLDFLYHDWNEKINVISRKDIDSLYTKHILHSLAIAKVNKFEPGTYVLDVGTGGGFPGIPLAILFPETRFFLIDIIAKKIKVVQAVAEALELKNVKAEQLRAENVKGDFDFIVSRAVTNMPDFVSWVKTKIKKQNKHELKNGILYLKGGDLTEELKGFPKATEYNIADFFEDEFFETKKVVHLPLKFVV; from the coding sequence ATGGATGAGATTATAAAGTATTTTCCTAAACTGTCTGATATTCAGATAGAACAATTTAAAAAATTGGATTTTTTATACCACGATTGGAATGAAAAAATCAACGTTATTTCAAGAAAAGATATTGACTCTTTGTACACCAAACATATATTGCATTCTTTGGCTATTGCCAAAGTAAATAAATTTGAGCCAGGAACTTACGTTTTGGATGTAGGTACTGGAGGTGGATTTCCAGGGATTCCTTTAGCAATTCTTTTTCCTGAAACTCGTTTTTTTCTAATAGATATTATTGCTAAGAAAATAAAGGTAGTTCAAGCCGTTGCTGAAGCTTTGGAATTAAAAAATGTAAAAGCCGAACAACTTCGTGCCGAAAATGTTAAAGGTGATTTTGATTTTATAGTAAGTCGTGCCGTAACCAATATGCCAGATTTTGTTTCTTGGGTGAAAACAAAAATCAAGAAACAAAATAAACACGAACTGAAAAACGGAATTTTGTATTTAAAGGGTGGTGATTTAACTGAAGAATTAAAAGGTTTTCCAAAAGCAACCGAATATAATATTGCTGATTTCTTTGAAGATGAATTTTTTGAAACAAAGAAAGTAGTGCATTTACCGTTGAAATTTGTGGTGTAA
- the apaG gene encoding Co2+/Mg2+ efflux protein ApaG, translating to MVSQITRGIKISVLTSFEGTYFKNYKIHFAFSYEITIENHSKDSVQLTSRHWEIYDSLNDLEYVDGEGVIGKKPVLKPGEQHTYSSGCLLSSPYGAMKGYFNMINFTTTKSFRVIVPTFRMCAPFALN from the coding sequence ATGGTTTCACAAATAACAAGAGGCATTAAAATTTCGGTATTGACTAGTTTTGAAGGAACGTACTTCAAGAACTATAAGATTCACTTTGCCTTTAGTTATGAAATTACAATCGAGAACCATAGTAAAGACTCGGTTCAATTGACTTCACGTCATTGGGAAATTTACGATTCTTTAAATGATTTAGAATACGTAGACGGAGAAGGTGTTATTGGAAAAAAACCTGTTTTGAAACCAGGAGAGCAACACACTTACAGTTCAGGTTGTTTATTATCATCTCCTTATGGAGCAATGAAAGGATATTTCAACATGATCAATTTTACTACTACTAAATCTTTTAGAGTAATTGTTCCTACTTTTAGAATGTGCGCCCCTTTTGCACTAAATTAA
- the pruA gene encoding L-glutamate gamma-semialdehyde dehydrogenase: MLKGFFNVPKAVNEPVKGYAPNSPEKAAVLSAYKTMWNSKIDVPLYIGNEEIRTGNTKNMTAPHDHQHIVGTYHLAEKTHIESAIANALKSREAWANMAWEQRAAIFLKAAELIAGPYRAKINAATMIAQSKNIHQAEIDASCELIDFLRFNVEFMTQIYADQPKSSSDMWNRLEYRPLEGFVYAITPFNFTAIAANLPASAAMMGNVVIWKPSDSQVFSAKIIIDVFKEAGVPDGVINVVFGDALMVTDTVLASRDFAGIHFTGSTHVFKDIWAKIGTNIHHYKTYPRIVGETGGKDFIIAHPSADAKQVATGIVRGAFEFQGQKCSAASRAYIPQSLWPAVKEQLITDVKSMKMGSPEDFGNFITAVIHEGSFDKLASFIDQAKKDADAEIIIGGNYDKSVGYFVEPTVIVTTNPHYTTMETELFGPVMTIFVYEDAKWTETLKLVDTTSEYALTGAVFSQDRYAIEEATTALQNAAGNFYINDKPTGAVVGMQPFGGARASGTNDKAGSALNLLRWASPRTIKETFVTPVDYRYPFLGE; this comes from the coding sequence ATGCTAAAAGGATTTTTCAATGTACCCAAAGCGGTAAATGAACCTGTAAAAGGATACGCTCCTAATTCACCCGAAAAAGCAGCCGTTTTATCAGCTTACAAAACCATGTGGAATTCTAAAATAGATGTTCCGTTATACATTGGCAACGAAGAAATCAGAACTGGAAACACCAAAAACATGACAGCCCCTCACGATCATCAACATATCGTTGGGACTTATCATTTAGCCGAAAAAACACATATCGAAAGCGCCATTGCCAATGCGTTGAAATCAAGAGAAGCTTGGGCAAATATGGCTTGGGAACAAAGAGCAGCTATTTTCCTTAAAGCAGCTGAACTAATTGCAGGTCCTTACAGAGCAAAAATAAATGCAGCAACAATGATTGCTCAATCTAAAAATATTCATCAGGCAGAAATTGATGCATCTTGCGAATTGATCGATTTTTTACGTTTCAACGTAGAATTTATGACTCAAATTTATGCAGATCAGCCAAAATCTTCATCTGATATGTGGAATCGTTTAGAATACAGACCTCTTGAAGGTTTTGTTTATGCGATTACGCCTTTCAACTTTACTGCGATTGCTGCTAACTTGCCTGCAAGTGCTGCAATGATGGGAAATGTTGTTATCTGGAAACCAAGTGACAGTCAAGTATTCTCTGCAAAAATTATCATCGATGTATTCAAAGAAGCTGGTGTTCCTGATGGCGTTATCAATGTTGTTTTTGGAGATGCTTTAATGGTTACTGATACTGTTTTGGCAAGTCGTGATTTTGCTGGAATTCATTTTACAGGATCAACTCATGTATTTAAAGATATTTGGGCAAAAATTGGAACTAACATTCATCATTACAAAACATACCCAAGAATAGTTGGAGAAACGGGTGGTAAAGATTTTATCATTGCTCATCCAAGTGCAGACGCTAAACAAGTTGCTACAGGAATTGTACGTGGCGCATTTGAATTTCAAGGGCAAAAATGTTCTGCAGCTTCAAGAGCTTATATTCCTCAAAGTTTATGGCCAGCTGTTAAAGAACAATTGATTACTGATGTAAAATCTATGAAAATGGGTTCTCCAGAAGATTTCGGGAACTTCATTACAGCTGTGATTCACGAAGGTTCTTTTGACAAATTAGCTAGTTTTATTGACCAAGCTAAAAAAGATGCTGATGCTGAAATCATCATTGGTGGAAATTACGATAAGTCTGTTGGATACTTTGTAGAACCAACAGTTATTGTAACAACAAATCCTCATTACACTACAATGGAAACCGAATTATTCGGACCTGTTATGACGATTTTTGTTTACGAAGATGCTAAATGGACTGAAACATTGAAATTAGTAGACACTACTTCTGAATATGCTTTAACTGGAGCAGTTTTCAGTCAAGATCGTTATGCTATTGAAGAAGCTACAACTGCTTTACAAAATGCAGCAGGAAACTTCTACATCAATGATAAACCAACAGGAGCTGTTGTAGGAATGCAACCTTTTGGTGGAGCAAGAGCTTCAGGAACCAATGATAAAGCTGGTTCTGCATTGAACTTATTGCGTTGGGCTTCTCCAAGAACGATCAAAGAAACTTTTGTTACTCCAGTAGATTATAGATATCCATTTTTAGGAGAATAA
- a CDS encoding DUF5103 domain-containing protein, with amino-acid sequence MKTAYIVFLSLFYLTVTAQVETEVAPPYNIKTASFVQNNQNVVPIFRLGESFDFQFDDLFGNEADYYFEITHCDYNWVPTDIPKSDYLTGFDNQKIQEYVNSFNTLQIFTHYRLSIPNNYTKIKLSGNYVLTILNSDKEVVLKRYFILYEERLPVSLKIKRPRTVKNIYSKHNLNFEINTDDFLLQNPTQNLKVVLLQNNNFNTAIKNIVPQYNLGNVFVYKYDMETQFWAGNEFLNFDSKDIKNANNYVSFVNSDSGIYSTHLYTNNAKSSFPYSNYSDLNGNFSERKLDGENYKIESDYSWVYFSLSAPLANPSSSIYIVGMFNNYCMTAENKMDFNTKNGLYEKAILIKQGFTNYQYLTVNNKGFIDSENAIDGNFYQTENDYTVLVYYKENADRYVKVVGKGTANSLNITN; translated from the coding sequence ATGAAAACAGCCTATATAGTATTCCTTTCTTTATTTTACCTAACTGTTACCGCCCAAGTAGAAACCGAAGTTGCACCTCCTTATAATATTAAAACGGCTTCTTTTGTTCAAAACAATCAAAATGTTGTTCCGATTTTTAGATTAGGTGAATCTTTTGATTTTCAGTTTGATGATTTATTTGGCAATGAAGCCGATTATTACTTCGAAATCACTCATTGTGACTATAATTGGGTACCAACAGATATTCCAAAAAGTGATTACCTAACTGGTTTTGACAATCAAAAAATTCAGGAATATGTAAACTCATTCAATACTTTACAGATTTTTACCCATTACCGATTATCGATACCGAATAATTACACTAAAATAAAATTAAGCGGAAATTATGTGCTTACCATTTTAAACTCAGACAAAGAAGTGGTTTTGAAAAGGTATTTCATACTTTATGAAGAGAGACTTCCTGTCTCATTAAAAATAAAAAGGCCACGAACTGTTAAGAACATCTATTCGAAACACAATTTGAATTTCGAAATTAACACCGATGATTTTCTATTACAAAATCCGACACAAAATTTAAAAGTAGTTTTGCTTCAAAATAATAATTTTAATACCGCGATTAAAAATATTGTGCCTCAATACAACTTAGGCAATGTATTTGTTTATAAATACGACATGGAAACTCAATTTTGGGCAGGTAACGAATTTTTAAATTTCGATTCCAAAGACATTAAAAACGCTAACAACTATGTAAGCTTCGTTAATTCTGACAGCGGTATTTACAGTACACATTTATATACCAACAATGCTAAATCTAGTTTTCCATATTCTAATTATTCCGACCTTAATGGAAATTTCAGTGAAAGAAAACTAGATGGAGAAAATTATAAAATTGAATCCGACTATTCGTGGGTATATTTTAGTTTATCAGCTCCGTTGGCTAATCCGAGTTCTTCAATTTATATAGTGGGAATGTTTAACAATTACTGCATGACTGCTGAAAATAAAATGGATTTTAACACCAAAAATGGTCTTTATGAAAAGGCAATTTTAATCAAACAAGGATTTACCAATTATCAATATTTAACGGTAAATAACAAAGGATTTATCGACTCAGAGAACGCAATTGATGGAAATTTCTATCAAACTGAAAATGATTATACCGTATTAGTGTACTACAAAGAAAATGCAGACCGTTATGTAAAAGTGGTTGGAAAAGGAACAGCCAATTCATTAAACATAACAAATTAG